One Cryobacterium roopkundense genomic region harbors:
- a CDS encoding GNAT family N-acetyltransferase, with the protein MDWPRPEPVCSVRLLLEPLAVAHAASMVDVLADPSLYEHTGGDAPSLDLLHRKYAAQTVGQSDDGSQWWLNWIVTYRDTGEPVGFVQATVECDGSMLVAEIAWVISPRRQGEGIASEATQMMIGWLRAHEVNRFSAHIHPEHHASMGVARNQALRPISAEKDRETRWVS; encoded by the coding sequence ATGGATTGGCCTCGACCTGAACCCGTCTGCTCTGTGCGGCTCCTGCTTGAACCACTCGCGGTGGCCCATGCAGCTTCGATGGTCGACGTTCTGGCCGACCCGTCGCTATACGAGCATACCGGCGGCGATGCCCCGTCATTGGACCTGCTCCACCGCAAATATGCCGCACAGACCGTAGGGCAGTCTGATGACGGTTCCCAATGGTGGCTGAACTGGATAGTCACCTACCGAGACACTGGTGAGCCGGTCGGTTTCGTGCAGGCAACCGTTGAGTGCGACGGTTCAATGCTCGTTGCTGAGATCGCCTGGGTCATTTCGCCGAGGCGCCAAGGCGAAGGCATAGCCTCCGAAGCTACCCAGATGATGATCGGATGGTTGCGAGCACACGAGGTTAACCGCTTCTCCGCACATATCCATCCGGAGCACCACGCCTCGATGGGCGTCGCTCGAAATCAAGCACTACGCC